From a region of the Paeniglutamicibacter cryotolerans genome:
- a CDS encoding DNA-methyltransferase, translating into MIVHADNAAFLPTLPDGSFTLIYVDPPFNTGRTQKRQSTTMVRAVEGDGDRVGFKGKSYATLRGDLHSYDDAFDDYWGFLEPRLREAWRLLADDGTLYVHLDYREVHYAKVMLDAIFGRECFLNEIIWAYDYGARATSRWPAKHDNILVYVKDPRGYHFDNAEVDREPYMAPGLVTPEKRERGKLPTDVWWHTIVSPTGKEKTGYPTQKPEGILRRIVNASSREGDWVLDFFAGSGTTGAVASALGRRYVCVDQNPQSISVMGARLPQASLLEHGPA; encoded by the coding sequence CTGATAGTCCACGCCGACAACGCGGCTTTCCTGCCCACGCTGCCGGATGGTTCGTTCACCCTGATCTATGTGGATCCCCCGTTCAATACCGGGCGGACGCAGAAGCGCCAGTCCACCACCATGGTGCGCGCGGTAGAGGGCGACGGGGACCGGGTCGGCTTCAAGGGCAAGAGCTATGCGACGCTGCGTGGTGACCTGCACAGCTACGACGACGCGTTCGACGACTACTGGGGCTTCCTGGAACCTCGACTGCGCGAGGCCTGGCGCCTGTTGGCCGACGACGGCACCTTGTATGTGCATCTGGACTACCGCGAGGTGCACTACGCCAAGGTGATGCTCGATGCGATTTTCGGGCGCGAATGCTTCCTGAACGAGATCATCTGGGCCTACGACTACGGGGCACGGGCCACGTCCCGCTGGCCCGCCAAGCACGACAACATCCTGGTCTACGTCAAGGATCCGCGCGGCTACCACTTCGATAATGCCGAGGTGGACCGCGAGCCGTACATGGCTCCCGGCCTGGTCACCCCAGAGAAGCGGGAACGCGGGAAGCTGCCCACCGATGTCTGGTGGCACACCATCGTCTCGCCCACGGGCAAGGAGAAGACCGGCTACCCGACGCAGAAGCCCGAGGGCATCCTGCGCCGCATCGTGAACGCCAGTTCACGTGAGGGCGACTGGGTGCTGGACTTCTTCGCCGGTTCCGGTACCACCGGCGCCGTGGCTTCGGCCCTGGGCCGGCGCTATGTATGCGTCGACCAGAACCCGCAGTCGATCAGCGTCATGGGCGCACGCCTGCCCCAGGCTTCGCTCTTGGAGCACGGACCGGCCTGA
- a CDS encoding DEAD/DEAH box helicase gives MNTDHQLIAEHESIEVEETLVSDEAPHEIEQQTFADFGVRQDIVDSLTAAGITHPFPIQSMTLPVALAGHDIIGQAKTGTGKTFGFGIPALHRVIGREDAGFEKLPVPGAPQALIVAPTRELAVQVAADLNKASTYRNARIATIYGGRAYEPQIEQLQNGVEIVVGTPGRLIDLYKQKHLKLNNIRIVILDEADEMLDLGFLPDVETLLAATPATRQMMLFSATMPGAVVAMARRYMTKPTHIRAADPDDDSITKKDIRQVIYRAHQLDKDEVVARILQAEGRGRTIIFTKTKRSAAKLSDELVDRGFAAGSIHGDLGQGAREQALRAFRNGKVDVLVATDVAARGIDVDDVTHVINLQCPEDEKTYLHRVGRTGRAGNKGTAVTFVDWEDVPRWGLINKALGLDVTVPVETYSSSPHLFSDLHIPAGTKGRLPRHKRTLEGLSGETLEDLGETGKKNAPSRGDRDSNRRSSERGGERAAKGARTERPARDGESRRRSAAPKLTESAAPVAETAAPAADQGAEAPRRNRSRTRRRNGEVTPRTDAE, from the coding sequence TTGAATACTGACCACCAGCTCATCGCGGAACACGAGTCGATCGAGGTCGAGGAGACCCTGGTTTCCGACGAGGCACCGCACGAGATCGAGCAGCAGACCTTCGCCGACTTCGGCGTCCGCCAGGACATCGTCGACTCGCTGACAGCCGCTGGCATCACCCACCCCTTCCCGATCCAGTCGATGACGTTGCCCGTTGCGCTGGCCGGCCATGACATCATCGGCCAGGCCAAGACCGGCACCGGCAAGACCTTCGGCTTCGGCATCCCTGCCCTGCACCGCGTGATCGGCCGCGAGGACGCCGGCTTCGAGAAGCTGCCGGTTCCCGGTGCCCCACAGGCACTGATCGTCGCGCCGACCCGCGAGCTCGCCGTCCAGGTCGCAGCCGACCTGAACAAGGCCTCGACCTACCGCAACGCGCGCATCGCCACCATCTACGGCGGCCGTGCCTACGAACCGCAGATCGAGCAGCTGCAGAACGGCGTCGAAATCGTCGTTGGCACCCCCGGGCGCCTGATCGACCTGTACAAGCAGAAGCACCTGAAACTGAACAACATCCGCATCGTGATCCTCGACGAGGCAGACGAAATGCTTGACCTGGGCTTCCTGCCCGACGTCGAGACGCTGCTGGCAGCCACCCCGGCGACCCGCCAGATGATGCTGTTCTCCGCGACCATGCCCGGCGCCGTCGTGGCCATGGCCCGGCGCTACATGACCAAGCCGACGCACATCCGCGCCGCTGATCCCGATGATGACTCGATCACCAAGAAGGACATCCGCCAGGTCATCTACCGTGCGCACCAGCTGGATAAGGACGAGGTCGTGGCGCGCATCCTGCAGGCCGAGGGCCGCGGACGCACCATCATCTTCACCAAGACCAAGCGCTCGGCGGCCAAGCTCTCCGACGAACTGGTCGACCGCGGCTTCGCCGCCGGTTCCATCCACGGCGATCTGGGCCAGGGCGCCCGCGAACAGGCGCTGCGCGCCTTCCGCAACGGCAAGGTCGACGTGCTGGTGGCCACCGACGTCGCAGCGCGTGGCATCGACGTGGACGATGTCACCCACGTGATCAACCTGCAGTGCCCCGAGGATGAGAAGACCTACCTCCACCGCGTGGGCCGCACCGGCCGTGCCGGCAACAAGGGCACCGCCGTCACGTTCGTCGACTGGGAAGACGTCCCGCGCTGGGGCCTGATCAACAAGGCCCTGGGCCTTGATGTCACCGTCCCGGTGGAAACCTACTCCTCCTCGCCGCACCTGTTCTCCGACCTGCACATCCCGGCTGGCACCAAGGGCCGGCTGCCGCGCCACAAGCGCACGCTCGAGGGCCTGTCCGGCGAGACGCTCGAGGACCTGGGCGAGACCGGCAAGAAGAACGCGCCGTCCCGTGGCGACCGCGATTCCAACCGCCGTAGCTCCGAGCGCGGCGGCGAGCGTGCTGCCAAGGGCGCCCGCACCGAGCGCCCGGCCCGCGACGGCGAATCGCGCCGCCGCTCGGCGGCACCGAAGCTGACCGAGTCCGCCGCACCGGTGGCCGAGACGGCTGCACCGGCAGCCGATCAGGGCGCCGAGGCTCCGCGCCGCAACCGTTCACGGACCCGTCGCCGCAATGGCGAGGTCACGCCGCGGACCGACGCCGAGTAG
- a CDS encoding RNB domain-containing ribonuclease has translation MSYQHCDLRRDARQTRLATTLAGLESEFELPDAFPQAVLDEALAAVRGFDPPPADRTSIELVTIDPASSTDLDQAVHLARDGQGYLVHYAIADVPGFVAPGGALDAETRLRGQTVYLPHRRISLHPESISEDAGSLLPGVDRSAYLWTIALDGKGSVVSTTLERALVRSREKLSYAGAQAALDAGTASELLCLLREVGLKRSILEAERGGASLRIPEQEVELVDGAYLLSLRAPLPVEEWNAQISLLTGMEAARIMISGGVGILRTLPEPDTKSITTFRRQAAALGRPWDEEVRYGDFLRTLDVNEPAQLALMHQAASLFRGAGYTAFDGSAPADTRQAALGAPYSHATAPLRRLVDRFVLVVCAHLVAGSPVPEPIRAALPALPALMQASNQRTGRVERAAMDAIEAALLLHRVGEHFDAVTIEGPDAAELARSVAAGRVPSGIVQLRDPGITARYQGAAEAGREVTVELVRADLVARKVLFRIVGP, from the coding sequence GTGAGCTACCAACACTGTGACCTACGCCGCGATGCACGACAGACGAGGCTGGCGACCACGTTGGCCGGACTGGAAAGCGAATTCGAACTGCCCGATGCCTTCCCGCAGGCGGTGCTGGATGAGGCGCTTGCCGCTGTGCGCGGCTTCGATCCCCCGCCGGCGGACCGCACGAGCATCGAGCTGGTGACCATCGACCCGGCATCCTCCACCGACCTGGACCAGGCTGTCCACCTGGCCCGGGACGGTCAGGGCTATCTAGTGCACTATGCCATTGCCGACGTGCCCGGCTTCGTGGCACCGGGCGGCGCGCTGGATGCCGAGACCCGGCTGCGCGGGCAGACCGTCTACCTGCCGCACCGCCGGATCTCGCTGCACCCCGAATCGATCAGCGAGGACGCCGGTTCGCTGCTGCCGGGCGTCGATCGCAGCGCCTACCTGTGGACCATTGCGCTGGACGGGAAAGGTTCCGTGGTTTCTACCACCCTGGAACGGGCACTGGTGCGTAGCCGGGAGAAGCTCAGCTATGCCGGGGCACAGGCCGCATTGGATGCCGGCACCGCATCGGAGCTGTTGTGCCTGTTGCGCGAGGTCGGGCTCAAGCGCTCCATCCTGGAGGCGGAACGCGGAGGCGCCTCGCTGCGGATTCCCGAGCAGGAGGTGGAACTGGTCGATGGCGCCTACCTGCTTTCGCTGCGCGCCCCGCTGCCGGTTGAGGAGTGGAACGCGCAGATCTCCCTGCTCACCGGCATGGAGGCGGCCCGGATCATGATCTCCGGCGGCGTGGGGATCCTGCGCACGCTGCCCGAGCCGGACACCAAATCCATCACCACCTTCCGCCGGCAGGCGGCGGCGCTGGGCCGGCCCTGGGACGAGGAGGTCCGGTACGGTGATTTCCTGCGCACGCTGGACGTCAACGAACCGGCACAGCTTGCCCTGATGCACCAGGCCGCCTCCCTGTTCCGTGGGGCCGGCTACACAGCCTTCGACGGCAGCGCCCCGGCCGATACCCGGCAGGCGGCGCTCGGCGCACCGTATTCCCACGCCACCGCACCGCTGCGCCGGCTGGTGGACCGCTTCGTGCTGGTGGTCTGCGCGCACCTGGTGGCCGGTTCGCCGGTGCCCGAACCGATCCGGGCTGCCCTGCCGGCCTTACCGGCGCTGATGCAGGCGTCTAACCAGCGAACCGGGCGGGTGGAGCGCGCCGCGATGGACGCGATCGAGGCCGCGCTGCTGCTGCACCGGGTGGGCGAACATTTCGACGCAGTGACCATTGAGGGGCCCGATGCCGCCGAGCTGGCCCGCTCCGTTGCGGCCGGCCGGGTCCCCTCCGGCATCGTGCAGCTGCGTGATCCGGGCATCACGGCGCGCTACCAGGGGGCGGCCGAGGCCGGCCGCGAGGTCACCGTCGAGCTGGTGCGGGCCGATCTGGTGGCGCGGAAGGTGCTGTTCAGGATCGTTGGGCCCTGA
- a CDS encoding ferritin-like fold-containing protein has protein sequence MRQAPASKKPQDRYETALLGLVAYRELSAFERLSSDARFSPTLVDRESLARLAVAEFGHYELVREHIAAKGLDIQETMEPFIESIDALHERTKPGDWYESLIKAYVIDEVSADFYRAISQQLGDEARTLVASVQTSEQQTGWLRERLRLSLCDDPRLASRLALWGRRLLGEALTQARSIGEQYDYWGAADAVAHNDSTQPMTALFAHLVENHSRRMSALGLTA, from the coding sequence ATGCGCCAAGCCCCCGCTTCCAAAAAACCCCAGGACCGCTACGAGACGGCCCTGCTGGGGTTGGTTGCCTACCGCGAACTCAGCGCCTTTGAGCGGCTTTCCTCCGATGCCCGGTTCTCTCCGACACTGGTCGACCGCGAATCCCTGGCCCGGCTGGCCGTCGCCGAATTCGGCCACTATGAGCTGGTCCGCGAGCACATAGCGGCCAAGGGGCTGGACATCCAAGAGACGATGGAGCCGTTCATCGAATCCATCGACGCGCTGCATGAGCGCACCAAGCCGGGGGACTGGTACGAGTCGCTGATCAAGGCCTATGTCATCGACGAGGTATCGGCCGACTTCTACCGGGCGATCTCCCAGCAGCTTGGCGATGAGGCCCGCACCCTGGTCGCCTCGGTGCAGACCTCCGAGCAGCAGACCGGGTGGCTGCGTGAACGGTTGCGCCTCTCGCTCTGCGATGATCCGCGCCTGGCTTCGCGGCTGGCGCTGTGGGGACGGCGGCTGCTCGGCGAGGCGCTGACCCAGGCCCGCAGCATCGGCGAACAATACGACTACTGGGGTGCTGCGGATGCGGTGGCCCACAACGATTCGACGCAGCCCATGACGGCGCTCTTCGCGCACCTGGTGGAAAACCACTCGCGCCGCATGAGCGCACTGGGCCTGACCGCCTAG
- a CDS encoding IS982 family transposase has product MAPDLDTLATALYACADDFLKANPHLLPWRPAIGFGPRISDAELVTIAVLQALLGFTSERRWLRQSHNDLRRWFPDLPQQPGYNKRLRKLGGTLQALNEHLAHTTGLWSDELWLADSTPVECGRSHTTAHRSELAGWAEYGYCASHSRWFWGLRLHLLCTPTGLPVGYALTGAKADERETLLGILENLPTPVEPGQIIIADKNYYGKAFEQDLSEAGITLVRPTRQGEKPRPGKSLLKPLRQVIESINDTLKGQLDLEAHGGRTIAGVTVRVLQRILALTVAIWHNLNTGSHPLRSLTAYDHEPLESII; this is encoded by the coding sequence ATGGCTCCCGATCTGGACACCCTTGCAACAGCACTGTACGCCTGCGCGGACGACTTTCTGAAGGCCAATCCGCACCTGCTCCCGTGGCGTCCGGCCATCGGCTTCGGGCCCCGGATCAGCGACGCCGAACTGGTCACCATCGCGGTCCTCCAGGCCCTGCTCGGCTTCACCTCCGAACGCCGCTGGCTCCGCCAATCCCATAACGACCTGCGCCGATGGTTCCCGGACCTGCCCCAACAACCCGGATACAACAAACGGCTGCGGAAGCTGGGCGGGACCCTGCAGGCTCTCAACGAACACCTGGCCCACACCACCGGGCTCTGGTCCGATGAGCTGTGGCTCGCCGATTCCACCCCTGTGGAATGCGGGCGCTCCCACACCACGGCCCACCGCTCCGAACTGGCCGGCTGGGCCGAATACGGGTACTGCGCCTCGCATTCACGGTGGTTCTGGGGGCTGCGCCTGCACCTGCTGTGCACCCCGACCGGACTGCCGGTCGGCTACGCGCTGACCGGGGCGAAGGCCGATGAGCGTGAGACCCTGCTGGGCATCCTGGAAAACCTGCCCACCCCGGTGGAGCCGGGACAGATCATCATCGCGGACAAGAACTACTACGGGAAGGCCTTCGAGCAGGACCTCTCCGAGGCCGGGATCACCCTGGTCCGTCCGACCCGTCAAGGTGAGAAACCCCGTCCCGGAAAGAGTCTGCTCAAGCCACTGCGTCAGGTCATCGAGTCAATCAACGACACCCTCAAGGGCCAGCTGGACCTGGAGGCCCATGGCGGGAGGACCATCGCCGGGGTCACCGTGCGGGTCCTGCAACGCATCCTCGCGCTGACCGTGGCCATCTGGCACAACCTGAACACCGGTTCCCATCCACTGCGGTCGCTGACCGCCTATGACCATGAACCCTTGGAATCAATCATCTAG
- a CDS encoding 4a-hydroxytetrahydrobiopterin dehydratase, which yields MSTNKNVLTRNEVDVALAELPHWRYRLGALVTAYAFDSSAAAISFLGTLGALAERTRHHPDVDWRYDTVFITSSSHDVGMEVTSRDLDLALLVSQAADAAGAEAVPERHQSVELAIDTADGPEIAGFWKAVLGYGESRFGDLADPWRRNPGLWFQETATPSDNRIHLDRHVPLSSLEEERARLREAAGEGDGQSHPRFRIYTDAQGNRICLCTEEGHGPDLEE from the coding sequence ATGAGTACGAACAAGAACGTCCTGACCCGCAACGAAGTGGACGTGGCCCTGGCGGAGCTGCCGCATTGGCGCTATCGGCTCGGTGCGCTGGTGACGGCCTATGCGTTTGATTCCTCCGCCGCTGCCATCAGCTTCCTGGGCACCCTCGGCGCGCTCGCCGAACGGACCCGGCACCATCCCGACGTCGACTGGCGCTACGACACCGTCTTCATTACCAGTTCCTCCCACGATGTGGGGATGGAGGTGACCTCGCGGGATCTGGACCTGGCACTGCTGGTGTCGCAGGCGGCCGATGCCGCGGGTGCCGAGGCCGTGCCCGAACGGCACCAGAGCGTCGAGCTGGCCATCGATACGGCCGACGGGCCCGAGATCGCCGGCTTCTGGAAGGCGGTGCTGGGCTACGGGGAGTCGCGGTTCGGGGACCTGGCCGATCCGTGGCGCCGGAATCCGGGGCTCTGGTTCCAGGAAACCGCGACACCGAGCGACAATCGGATCCACCTTGACCGGCATGTGCCGCTGAGCTCCCTGGAGGAGGAACGCGCGCGGTTGCGCGAAGCGGCGGGGGAGGGCGACGGTCAAAGCCATCCCCGGTTCAGGATCTACACCGACGCGCAGGGAAACCGCATCTGCCTGTGCACGGAAGAGGGCCACGGCCCGGATCTGGAGGAATGA
- a CDS encoding DUF3107 domain-containing protein: MEIRIGIQNVTREIVIDSTETAESLTTKVTAAIADGGQLLLTDAKGRTILVPAATIGYVEIGAEEVRKVGFAH, encoded by the coding sequence ATGGAAATTCGCATCGGCATCCAGAACGTTACCCGTGAGATCGTCATCGACTCCACCGAGACAGCAGAGTCCCTGACGACGAAGGTCACCGCGGCCATCGCAGACGGCGGTCAGCTGCTGCTCACCGATGCCAAGGGCCGTACCATTCTGGTTCCGGCAGCAACCATCGGCTACGTCGAAATCGGTGCCGAGGAAGTGCGCAAGGTCGGCTTCGCCCACTAA
- a CDS encoding TetR/AcrR family transcriptional regulator — protein MPRTRRMPREARRKQLLLAAHQVFVAHGYHGAAMDEIAEVAEVSKPVLYQHFPGKRELYIALLDVHLEEFTGLLQAAINSTSKNKQRVTATIRAYYEFISRDSQAFRLIFESDLMNDPEIGARLEEFNSTFASSIAGVIADDTGLGRAQSLLLGRAMAGMAQVSARYWLDLSDEVPMEEASELVARLAWRGIGRFPMES, from the coding sequence ATGCCACGCACCCGGCGGATGCCCCGCGAGGCACGGCGCAAGCAACTGCTGCTCGCCGCCCACCAGGTGTTCGTCGCCCATGGCTACCACGGTGCGGCGATGGACGAGATCGCCGAGGTCGCCGAGGTCTCCAAACCGGTGCTCTACCAGCATTTCCCGGGCAAGCGCGAACTCTACATCGCCCTGCTCGACGTGCATCTGGAGGAGTTCACCGGGTTGCTGCAGGCAGCCATCAACTCCACCTCCAAGAACAAGCAGCGCGTCACCGCCACCATCCGCGCCTATTACGAGTTCATTTCCCGCGATTCGCAGGCCTTCAGGCTCATCTTCGAATCCGACCTGATGAACGACCCGGAGATCGGCGCGCGGCTGGAGGAGTTCAACTCGACGTTCGCCTCGTCCATTGCGGGGGTCATCGCCGATGACACCGGATTGGGCCGCGCCCAGTCGCTGCTTCTGGGCCGCGCCATGGCCGGCATGGCCCAGGTTTCGGCCCGCTACTGGCTGGATCTGAGCGACGAGGTGCCGATGGAAGAGGCCAGCGAACTGGTTGCCCGTTTAGCTTGGCGCGGAATCGGTCGCTTCCCCATGGAATCCTGA
- the moeB gene encoding molybdopterin-synthase adenylyltransferase MoeB: protein MPPHLPALVEPGEALTQGELLRYSRQLIIPEVGLAGQRRLKNAKVLVIGAGGLGSPALLYLAAAGVGTLGIVDDDVVDESNLQRQVIHGVSDVGRTKVDSARDAIAEVNPLVRVQVHERRLDRENVLELFAGYDLILDGTDNFATRYLVNDAAAILGKPYVWGSILRFDGQVSVFWAKHGPSYRDLYPVAPPAGTVPSCAEGGVFGVLCAQIGSVMVAEAIKLITGAGESLLGRVLVLDSLAMRWQEIRLRPDPAVEPVADLLDDYAAFCGMPDHSGSVPEVTAIELASMLVARAAGHDDFLLVDVREPGEAEIVSIAGSELAPRGQILSGDIELPRDRPIIVHCKSGVRSAEVLNALVGQGFTDVRNLRGGILEWIRQVEPEFPIY from the coding sequence ATGCCACCGCACCTGCCGGCCCTGGTGGAACCCGGCGAAGCGCTGACGCAAGGGGAGCTGCTGCGCTATTCGCGCCAGCTGATCATCCCGGAGGTGGGCCTGGCCGGACAGCGTCGGCTGAAGAACGCCAAGGTCCTGGTGATCGGTGCCGGGGGCCTGGGGTCCCCGGCGCTTCTCTACCTGGCAGCCGCGGGCGTGGGCACCCTGGGCATCGTCGATGATGACGTGGTCGACGAATCGAACCTGCAGCGCCAGGTGATCCACGGCGTATCCGATGTGGGACGGACCAAGGTCGACTCGGCGCGCGATGCCATCGCCGAGGTCAACCCGCTGGTACGCGTGCAAGTGCATGAGCGGCGGCTGGACCGGGAGAACGTGCTTGAGCTGTTTGCCGGCTACGACCTGATCCTGGACGGGACGGACAACTTCGCGACCCGCTATCTGGTCAACGACGCGGCAGCGATCCTGGGCAAGCCGTATGTTTGGGGCTCGATCCTGCGCTTCGACGGTCAGGTCAGCGTGTTCTGGGCCAAGCATGGTCCCAGCTACCGGGACCTGTATCCGGTGGCGCCGCCGGCCGGGACGGTCCCCTCCTGCGCGGAGGGAGGGGTTTTCGGGGTGCTCTGCGCGCAGATCGGCTCCGTGATGGTCGCCGAGGCCATCAAGCTGATCACCGGCGCCGGAGAGAGCCTGCTGGGCCGGGTGCTGGTCCTGGATTCACTGGCCATGCGCTGGCAGGAGATCAGGCTGCGCCCGGATCCCGCAGTGGAACCCGTGGCCGACCTGCTGGACGACTACGCGGCGTTTTGCGGCATGCCGGACCACAGCGGAAGCGTACCCGAGGTGACCGCTATCGAATTGGCCTCGATGCTGGTGGCCCGTGCTGCCGGACACGATGATTTCCTGCTCGTTGACGTGCGCGAGCCCGGCGAGGCGGAAATCGTCTCCATTGCCGGGTCCGAGCTGGCACCGCGCGGACAGATCCTCTCCGGGGACATCGAGCTGCCGCGCGATCGGCCGATCATCGTGCATTGCAAGAGCGGGGTTCGCTCGGCCGAGGTCCTGAACGCACTGGTGGGGCAAGGATTTACCGATGTGCGAAACTTGCGGGGCGGAATTCTCGAATGGATCCGGCAGGTCGAACCGGAATTTCCGATCTACTGA
- a CDS encoding glutamyl-tRNA reductase, with translation MVFLSLVASHSDIDLETVAQLSAGASQVASSVLETSAPLNGIVVLSTCNRYEVYCEASGPGEIEAARSAVISQISSASGLSEHVVGCALATKTGQDTVEHLFNVGAGLDSAVIGEREIAGQLRRALIEAQEKRTASGSLVRLFQTASRTAKEVGTRTELGSRGLSIVSVALDLASDLSVSAGWAEKNIVVFGTGAYAGATMALLRERGAHRVGVYSSSGRAETFVSTRGGSAVDEEQLQDALSHADVIIGCSGGDRRLMAADVASLDRAGRPLIAVDLALTHDFDPAFEDLDNVDLITLESVRMAAPVEQAMALRQARQIVQDAATDFAQEQRQRSADAAIVALRKHTQSVLESEVEKVRAQHGCTAAADEVEFAMRRMMRQLLHVPTVRGRELAAEGRTDDYVAALETLYGIQVQAPRAVPAQTPPACPVGEPAAPLREVG, from the coding sequence GTGGTTTTCTTATCGCTTGTTGCGTCCCATTCAGATATTGACCTCGAGACCGTCGCCCAACTCAGCGCCGGAGCCTCCCAGGTCGCTTCCTCCGTACTCGAAACCAGCGCCCCGTTGAACGGGATAGTGGTGCTCTCGACCTGCAACAGGTACGAGGTGTACTGCGAGGCCTCCGGCCCCGGCGAGATCGAGGCGGCCAGGTCGGCCGTGATCAGCCAGATCAGCTCGGCCTCCGGCCTGAGCGAACACGTCGTCGGATGCGCGCTGGCCACCAAGACCGGTCAGGACACCGTCGAACACCTCTTCAACGTGGGCGCCGGACTGGACTCCGCTGTGATCGGTGAGCGCGAGATCGCCGGCCAGCTCCGCCGGGCCCTGATCGAAGCCCAGGAGAAGCGCACCGCCTCCGGCTCGCTGGTCCGCCTTTTCCAGACGGCCTCGCGCACAGCCAAGGAAGTGGGAACCCGCACCGAGCTCGGCTCGCGCGGACTCTCCATCGTCTCCGTCGCCCTGGATCTGGCTTCCGACCTGTCGGTCAGTGCCGGCTGGGCCGAAAAGAACATTGTCGTCTTCGGCACCGGCGCCTATGCCGGGGCCACCATGGCGCTGCTGCGCGAACGCGGCGCACACCGGGTGGGCGTTTATTCCTCCTCCGGCCGCGCCGAAACCTTCGTTTCCACCCGCGGCGGCTCGGCCGTGGACGAGGAACAGCTGCAGGACGCGCTGAGCCACGCCGATGTCATCATCGGCTGCAGCGGCGGCGACAGGCGCCTGATGGCCGCCGACGTCGCCTCGCTCGACCGCGCCGGTCGTCCGCTGATTGCAGTGGACCTAGCCCTGACCCACGACTTCGACCCGGCCTTCGAGGACCTGGACAACGTCGACCTGATCACCCTGGAATCCGTACGCATGGCGGCACCGGTCGAGCAGGCCATGGCCCTTCGCCAAGCCCGCCAGATCGTGCAGGACGCGGCCACGGACTTCGCCCAAGAACAGCGCCAGCGATCGGCCGACGCCGCCATCGTGGCATTGCGCAAACATACCCAGTCGGTCCTCGAGTCCGAGGTCGAGAAGGTCCGTGCCCAGCACGGCTGCACCGCCGCGGCCGACGAGGTCGAGTTCGCCATGCGTCGGATGATGCGCCAACTGCTGCACGTTCCCACCGTGCGCGGACGCGAACTGGCTGCCGAAGGCCGCACCGACGACTACGTCGCGGCGCTGGAAACCCTGTACGGCATCCAGGTCCAGGCCCCCAGGGCCGTACCCGCGCAGACGCCTCCCGCGTGCCCCGTCGGCGAGCCTGCCGCGCCGCTGCGCGAAGTCGGTTAG
- the hemE gene encoding uroporphyrinogen decarboxylase produces MTLSASHPLMDGRTTHSPLISAYRGQKPSHRPVWFMRQAGRSLPEYRKLREGIAMLDSCLRPDLAAEITLQPVRRHNVDAGIFFSDIVIPLKLAGVDVDIVPGVGPVLANPVRSAADVRALPKLDDQALDPIREAVAITVAELGATPLIGFAGAPFTVAAYMVEGRPSRDHLGPRTMMHSDPETWATLAEWAADASGAFLRAQIEAGASAGQLFDSWAGSLSLADYTNHVAPSSARALDHVRDLGVPLVHFGTGTSELLPAMLEVGVDVMGVDYRLPLDEANRRLGGKVPLQGNIDPALLNAPWEVLEAHVREVLAAGDSAPAHVVNLGHGVPPDTDPEILTRVVELIHSVPVV; encoded by the coding sequence ATGACGTTGAGCGCCAGCCACCCGCTAATGGACGGTCGAACCACCCATTCCCCGCTTATTTCCGCCTACCGAGGCCAGAAGCCCTCGCATCGACCCGTGTGGTTCATGCGCCAGGCAGGCCGTTCGCTACCCGAATACCGCAAGCTGCGGGAGGGCATCGCGATGCTTGATTCGTGCCTGCGCCCGGACCTCGCCGCCGAAATCACCCTGCAGCCGGTCCGGCGGCACAATGTCGATGCCGGGATCTTCTTCTCCGACATCGTGATCCCGCTCAAGCTCGCGGGCGTCGACGTGGACATCGTCCCCGGAGTCGGTCCGGTGCTGGCCAACCCGGTCCGCTCGGCCGCCGACGTGCGCGCCCTGCCAAAGCTTGATGACCAGGCACTGGACCCGATTCGCGAGGCGGTGGCCATCACCGTCGCCGAGCTCGGTGCCACCCCGCTGATCGGTTTCGCCGGTGCCCCGTTCACCGTGGCGGCCTACATGGTCGAGGGACGCCCGTCCCGCGACCACCTGGGCCCGCGCACGATGATGCACTCGGACCCGGAGACCTGGGCCACCCTGGCCGAATGGGCTGCGGATGCCTCTGGCGCGTTCCTGCGTGCGCAGATCGAGGCCGGCGCCTCCGCCGGACAGCTCTTCGACTCCTGGGCCGGATCGCTGTCGCTGGCCGACTACACCAACCACGTCGCCCCGTCCTCGGCCCGCGCCCTGGACCACGTGCGCGACCTCGGGGTCCCGCTGGTGCACTTCGGCACCGGTACCTCCGAACTGCTCCCGGCCATGCTGGAGGTGGGAGTGGACGTCATGGGCGTCGACTACCGCCTGCCGTTGGACGAGGCGAACCGCCGCCTGGGCGGAAAGGTCCCGCTGCAGGGCAACATCGACCCGGCCCTGCTGAACGCCCCGTGGGAGGTGCTCGAGGCCCACGTCCGCGAGGTCCTCGCCGCCGGCGACAGCGCCCCCGCCCACGTGGTCAACCTGGGCCACGGTGTTCCGCCGGACACCGACCCGGAGATCCTGACCCGTGTGGTCGAGCTCATC